From a region of the Ficedula albicollis isolate OC2 chromosome 1A, FicAlb1.5, whole genome shotgun sequence genome:
- the LOC101814521 gene encoding NADH-cytochrome b5 reductase 3-like, whose product MGAQLSVLRQVVTYPIWLIYTTVMRLFRNPRPAITLKDPEVKYALRLIDKEEVSHDTRRFRFALPSMEHVLGLPLGQHIYLSARIDGALVVRPYTPVSSDDDKGFVDLVVKVYFRGVHPKFPDGGKMSQYLDSLKIGDTIDFRGPSGLLVYKGKGKFDIRPEKKAEPVTKTVKYVGMIAGGTGITPMLQIIRAIIKDKDDPTICQLLFANQTEKDILLRSELDEIQAQNPNRFKCWYTLDTAPENWEYSQGFVNQEMIRDHLPPPQSDVLILMCGPPPMIQYACIPNLDKLGYAKDMRFSF is encoded by the exons ATGGGGGCACAGCTGAGCGTG CTGCGTCAGGTTGTGACGTACCCGATATGGCTCATCTACACCACTGTCATGAGGCTCTTCAGGAATCCCCGGCCTGCAATCACCCTGAAGGACCCAGAAGTGAAGTATGCACTGAGGCTGATTGATAAGGAG gAAGTTAGTCACGACACAAGGAGGTTTCGATTTGCTCTCCCTTCCATGGAGCACGTTCTGGGTCTCCCTCTAG GGCAGCACATCTACCTGTCTGCACGGATTGACGGAGCTCTGGTTGTCAGACCTTACACTCCAGTTTCCAGTGATGATGACAAGGGCTTTGTGGATCTTGTTGTCAAG gtCTACTTCAGAGGTGTCCATCCCAAGTTTCCTGATGGGGGGAAGATGTCTCAATACTTGGACAGCCTGAAAATAGGGGACACCATTGACTTCAGGGGACCAAGTGGCCTCCTTGTGTACAAAGGAAAAG GCAAGTTTGATATTCGGccagaaaagaaagctgaacCAGTTACCAAGACAGTGAAATACGTGGGGATGATTGCAGGGGGGACTG GGATAACACCTATGCTGCAGATCATTCGAGCAATCATAAAGGACAAAGATGACCCCACCATTTGCCAGCTGCTGTTTGCTAATCAG ACTGAGAAGGATATCCTGTTACGTTCCGAGCTCGATGAGATCCAGGCTCAGAATCCCAATCGCTTCAAGTGTTGGTACACCCTGGACACAGCACCTGAAA attgGGAGTACAGCCAAGGATTTGTGAACCAAGAGATGATCAGAGACCACCTGCCCCCACCTCAGAGTGATGTTCTGATCCTCATGTGTGGACCTCCTCCAATGATCCAGTATGCTTGCATTCCCAACCTGGACAAACTGGGCTATGCCAAGGATATGAGGTTCTCCTTCTAA